The proteins below are encoded in one region of Verrucomicrobiia bacterium:
- a CDS encoding DUF1501 domain-containing protein, producing the protein MGHHKPNLEHLFLSRRQFLRRMGMGMGAMGFAAVASKAGILNAETAINSAAPMMPRAPHWPVKAKHVIHLFMNGGPSHVDTFDPKPLLNQYHGKPLPGDKSRRTERPTGAAFGSPYKFQKYGKSGIEVSELFARTAESIDDIAVIRSMHADVPNHEPSLMLLNCGDSRLPRPSMGSWLTYGLGTENQNLPGFIAMCPGGYPIQESQNWQSAFLPGVFQGTYIDSKHTDIEKLIENIRNNYTSMKEQRQQIDLLQKLNERHKAQRQQDANIDARIQSFELAYRMQMDASDAFDISKEPEHIRKMYGEGTQARQILIARRLVERGVRFVQVWHGEGQPWDNHDDLEVNHRRLAGQCDQAIGALIKDLKQRGMLDETLIIWGGEFGRTPTVELPTPGSNAGKINGRDHNHYGYTTWLAGGGVKGGQIYGATDEFGFAAAENKVHVHDLQATIMALMGFDHEKLTYRHAGRDFRLTDVHGHVVKELIA; encoded by the coding sequence ATGGGACATCATAAGCCAAATCTGGAGCATCTGTTTTTGAGCCGTCGCCAGTTCTTGCGTCGCATGGGGATGGGCATGGGGGCAATGGGGTTTGCGGCGGTGGCGAGCAAGGCGGGCATCTTGAATGCCGAGACGGCCATCAATTCTGCCGCGCCGATGATGCCGCGCGCGCCGCATTGGCCGGTGAAGGCAAAGCATGTGATCCATTTGTTCATGAACGGCGGGCCGTCGCATGTGGATACGTTCGATCCGAAGCCGTTGCTGAACCAGTATCATGGGAAGCCGTTGCCGGGGGATAAGTCGCGGCGGACGGAGCGTCCGACGGGGGCGGCGTTTGGGTCGCCTTACAAGTTCCAGAAGTACGGGAAGAGCGGCATCGAGGTGAGCGAGTTGTTCGCCCGAACCGCAGAGAGCATTGATGACATTGCCGTGATCCGGTCGATGCACGCGGATGTGCCGAATCATGAGCCGTCGTTGATGTTGCTGAATTGCGGGGATTCGCGGTTGCCGCGGCCGAGCATGGGTTCGTGGCTGACGTATGGGTTGGGGACGGAGAATCAGAATTTGCCGGGGTTCATCGCGATGTGCCCGGGCGGGTATCCGATCCAGGAATCGCAGAACTGGCAGTCGGCGTTTTTGCCGGGCGTGTTCCAGGGGACGTATATCGACAGCAAGCACACGGATATCGAGAAGTTGATCGAGAATATCCGGAACAATTATACGTCGATGAAGGAGCAGCGGCAGCAGATCGATCTGTTGCAGAAGCTGAATGAACGGCATAAGGCGCAGCGGCAGCAGGACGCGAATATCGATGCGCGCATCCAGTCGTTTGAACTGGCGTATCGTATGCAGATGGATGCTTCGGACGCGTTCGACATCAGCAAGGAGCCGGAGCATATCCGCAAGATGTATGGTGAGGGGACGCAGGCACGGCAGATTTTGATCGCGCGGCGATTGGTGGAGCGGGGCGTGCGGTTCGTGCAGGTGTGGCATGGCGAGGGTCAGCCGTGGGATAACCATGATGATCTGGAAGTGAACCATCGGCGCCTCGCCGGGCAGTGCGATCAAGCAATCGGGGCGTTGATCAAGGATTTGAAGCAGCGCGGGATGTTGGATGAGACGTTGATCATCTGGGGCGGGGAGTTCGGTCGCACACCGACGGTGGAGTTGCCGACGCCGGGTTCAAACGCGGGCAAGATCAATGGGCGTGACCATAATCACTATGGTTATACGACATGGCTGGCAGGTGGTGGGGTGAAGGGTGGGCAAATCTACGGGGCGACGGATGAGTTCGGTTTCGCGGCGGCGGAGAACAAAGTTCATGTGCATGATTTGCAGGCGACGATCATGGCGTTGATGGGCTTCGACCACGAGAAGCTGACCTATCGTCATGCGGGACGGGATTTCCGCCTCACCGATGTGCATGGGCACGTGGTGAAGGAATTGATCGCGTAA
- a CDS encoding alpha-L-arabinofuranosidase, translated as MKRRQFLSRVSAATAGAFAVSQFSALAQAQAAQAASSGSAITIDPQPQFEISPHLYMQFMEPLGVTDSSVEASWDYNKDDWRKDFIDTTKDLAPGMMRFGGLLSRYYKWREGIGPADKRPLYRNYVWGGKETHRVGTHEFVDFCRRVNTEPMYCVNFLGDGEKRYFNTPEGNRTGDADEAADWVSYTNDPDHAERKANGSAAPFNLKYWQIGNETSYGNACFKKDEAITHTIAFAKAMRERDKSLKLIGWGDNGWASDLVDRAGEHIDYVAVHMMGQSPVGRDTVLIGNRYQAEPERAWNELMNLIATRIETKLTGLEEALAKRNSKHGIAITEGHLSLQPHNANPILTEWLTGVYHARVMNLYQRHGNTVKIATGADYNGNRWTTNAVIHQVPGGASYLLPIGAVMRLFKRHNGTHGVTVKSAPSNLDLAVSRAGNKFFLHVANMNYSGATEATFAINGFTVTAGKVFEIAPENPRHEVSPQNPDAFKPKEHALPAGEAMKWRFPARSVSVVELDCHAA; from the coding sequence ATGAAACGCCGCCAATTCCTCTCTCGCGTCTCTGCTGCCACAGCCGGAGCCTTTGCCGTTTCCCAATTCAGCGCCCTCGCCCAAGCACAGGCAGCTCAAGCCGCCAGCTCCGGCAGTGCCATCACGATTGATCCCCAGCCGCAGTTCGAGATCTCGCCACATCTCTACATGCAGTTCATGGAACCGCTCGGCGTCACCGATTCCTCCGTGGAAGCCTCCTGGGATTACAACAAGGACGATTGGCGCAAAGACTTCATCGACACCACCAAAGACCTCGCCCCCGGCATGATGAGATTCGGCGGTCTGCTCAGCCGCTACTACAAATGGCGCGAAGGCATCGGCCCCGCCGATAAACGCCCGCTCTATCGCAACTACGTCTGGGGCGGCAAAGAGACACACCGCGTCGGCACGCACGAATTCGTGGACTTCTGCCGCCGCGTGAATACCGAGCCGATGTATTGCGTGAACTTTCTCGGCGATGGCGAGAAACGTTACTTCAATACACCTGAAGGCAATCGCACCGGTGATGCCGATGAAGCCGCCGACTGGGTTAGCTACACGAACGATCCCGACCACGCCGAGCGCAAAGCCAATGGCTCCGCTGCCCCCTTCAATCTCAAATATTGGCAGATCGGCAACGAAACTTCCTACGGCAACGCCTGCTTCAAGAAAGACGAAGCCATCACCCACACCATCGCCTTCGCCAAAGCCATGCGTGAACGCGATAAATCCCTCAAGCTGATCGGCTGGGGCGATAACGGCTGGGCGAGCGATCTCGTAGACCGTGCTGGCGAACACATCGACTACGTCGCCGTCCACATGATGGGCCAATCACCAGTGGGTCGCGACACCGTGCTTATCGGCAATCGTTACCAAGCCGAACCCGAACGCGCCTGGAACGAGTTGATGAACCTCATCGCCACGCGTATCGAAACGAAACTCACCGGCTTGGAAGAAGCCCTCGCTAAGCGTAACTCCAAACACGGCATCGCCATCACGGAAGGCCATCTCAGCCTGCAACCGCACAACGCGAATCCCATCCTCACCGAATGGCTCACCGGCGTTTACCACGCCCGCGTGATGAATCTCTATCAGCGCCACGGCAACACCGTGAAGATCGCCACCGGCGCAGACTATAATGGCAACCGCTGGACTACGAACGCCGTCATTCACCAAGTCCCCGGCGGTGCCAGCTATCTCCTTCCCATCGGTGCCGTCATGCGCCTCTTCAAACGCCACAACGGCACTCACGGCGTCACGGTGAAATCCGCGCCCTCAAATCTCGACCTCGCCGTCAGCCGCGCTGGAAACAAATTCTTCCTCCACGTCGCGAACATGAATTACTCCGGCGCCACGGAAGCGACCTTCGCCATCAACGGCTTCACCGTGACGGCTGGCAAAGTATTCGAGATCGCCCCGGAAAATCCCCGCCACGAAGTCAGCCCGCAGAACCCAGATGCGTTCAAACCAAAAGAACACGCCCTGCCTGCTGGCGAAGCGATGAAATGGCGCTTCCCTGCTCGCTCAGTCAGCGTCGTGGAACTAGATTGTCACGCAGCGTAA
- a CDS encoding PAS domain S-box protein — MKAPGLPKNEVRRLEALRQYDLLDTLPEQALDDLTTLTAQICGTPTCLISLVDENRQWFKSKVGLSISQTPRDISFCAHAIMQSDLFIVPDATKDDRFADNPLVADGLRFYAGTPLLTPNGEALGALCIMDRVPRQITSQQQNALRIIGRQVMTQLELRRQTRELAESETRLHIVTENARVGLFMVDRDHRYLYANKNYAEIVQRPLDEIIGHNLQEVLSDIYLSHVRPCMDRAFSGEHVSFEAVRNFSSGTRYYSAIYEPRITEGAATLVVGVITDITERKRAEAATEQQRNELQIILDAVPAFVFYKDRESRFIRVNNGFARLFEAPPETLVGKTATEMGDPSGEQFRRDDLRVMTSGEPLRNIEEMIHLATGSRWLLTDKIPHRDSRGQITGVIGFAVDITERKSVEEALQRSQADLQLALQAARLGRWNWDIINEQITWSPECLAIYGLPANAQVDYPQFLKTLHPDDRSRIDAALNRAVWERGDYDEEKRVIWPDGSLHWTASRGRVYCNAAGEPVRMTGVTFDITSHKESEAALREALERFETVARATNDAVWDWNLTTNEVWWNDGFQVLFGYLPGETDRHVSTWVKLLHPDEREKIVGGAQAAINNGENIWISEYRFRRKDGSYSHVLDRGYIIRDGAGKPIRMIGAMQDISERKRAEVAANRLAAIVEFSEDAIISKDLDGIITTWNRGAEKVFGYSSHEMVGAPISRLIPEDRGEEEHYMLNQIRDGKSVEHFETLRKTKDGRLLNISVTASPIKDADGKIIGASKVARDITARKQAEERALWLSTFPERNPNSVLEIDLSSGTFNYLNPATLEYFPDIGAHKLHHPLVAGLAGLAPNLLKQKAIRREVIFGDKCFAQSITSLENTSRIRVYSIDISDRRKAELSLRESEERFRQLAENINEVFWITDPAKKQILYVSPAYKKIWGRTCESLYESPRTWLEAICPDDRERVLQAALHRQASGEYDETYRITRPDGSLRWIHDRAFPISDASGHVHRIVGTAEDISNRRLLEEQVRQSQKLEAIGQLAGGVAHDFNNILAAIIMQVDLMDSPEKLPPDVVEGLDEIKASAHRAANLTRQLLLFSRKQVMLSHDLDLNETVTNIAKMLTRIIGEDISLQFNLHQRPLTIHADAGMLDQVLMNLVVNARDAMPSGGRISVELSEKKVTPELAATLPDTAPGLYACLRVSDSGAGISTDNLAHIFEPFFTTKAHGKGTGLGLATVFGIVKQHNGSIFVKSESGIGTTFEILFPLVSTLENVKPGPVTRTQSEGGSETILLVEDDHSLRTLSRIVLQKAGYRVLEASDGIEALSIWETDQGSIQLLLTDLVMPRGINGRELANRIQSSNPKLPVVFTSGYSADVAGRELILEEGQNFIQKPSSPHILLSTIRRSLKR, encoded by the coding sequence ATGAAAGCGCCCGGACTGCCCAAGAACGAGGTCCGCCGACTCGAAGCACTGCGCCAATACGACCTGCTGGATACCCTTCCAGAACAGGCCTTGGACGACCTTACAACCCTCACCGCCCAAATCTGCGGCACACCCACATGCCTGATCTCCCTCGTCGATGAAAACCGTCAATGGTTCAAATCCAAAGTGGGCTTGTCCATCAGCCAGACACCTCGTGACATTTCCTTCTGCGCCCACGCGATCATGCAATCCGATCTCTTCATCGTCCCTGATGCCACCAAAGACGATCGTTTTGCCGACAACCCTCTCGTCGCCGATGGTCTGCGCTTTTACGCAGGCACCCCATTGCTCACTCCAAACGGAGAAGCACTCGGCGCCCTGTGCATCATGGATCGCGTCCCCCGCCAAATAACCTCCCAGCAGCAAAACGCCCTCCGCATCATCGGCCGTCAAGTGATGACCCAGTTGGAACTCCGACGTCAGACCCGTGAACTCGCCGAAAGCGAGACCCGTCTCCACATCGTCACAGAGAATGCCCGCGTCGGCCTCTTCATGGTTGATCGCGACCATCGCTACCTCTACGCCAACAAAAACTACGCTGAGATCGTCCAGCGTCCGCTGGATGAGATCATCGGTCATAACTTGCAGGAGGTTCTCTCAGACATTTACCTCAGCCACGTTCGTCCCTGCATGGATCGCGCCTTCTCGGGGGAGCATGTCTCCTTTGAAGCCGTCCGCAATTTCTCCTCCGGCACCAGATATTATTCCGCCATTTACGAACCTCGTATCACCGAAGGCGCCGCAACCCTCGTCGTAGGCGTCATCACTGACATCACCGAACGCAAACGGGCCGAAGCCGCCACCGAGCAGCAGCGAAACGAACTCCAGATCATCTTGGATGCCGTTCCTGCGTTCGTATTTTACAAGGACCGTGAGAGCCGCTTTATTCGCGTCAACAACGGGTTCGCCCGCCTCTTTGAAGCGCCACCCGAAACGCTTGTCGGCAAAACTGCCACGGAGATGGGCGACCCGTCCGGGGAGCAGTTCCGCCGCGACGACTTGCGCGTGATGACCTCGGGGGAACCTCTCCGGAATATTGAAGAGATGATTCACCTGGCCACCGGCTCCCGCTGGTTGCTCACGGACAAGATTCCGCATCGCGACTCCCGTGGACAGATCACGGGTGTCATCGGCTTTGCGGTAGACATCACAGAACGCAAGTCTGTCGAAGAGGCTCTGCAACGCAGCCAGGCAGACCTGCAACTCGCCCTGCAAGCCGCCCGTCTCGGTCGTTGGAACTGGGACATCATCAACGAACAGATCACCTGGTCTCCGGAATGTCTGGCCATTTACGGCCTGCCCGCCAATGCCCAAGTAGATTACCCGCAGTTCCTGAAAACCCTTCACCCGGATGATCGCTCCCGGATTGATGCGGCCCTCAACCGGGCCGTTTGGGAGCGCGGTGATTACGATGAGGAAAAACGCGTCATCTGGCCAGATGGCTCGCTTCACTGGACCGCCTCACGCGGTCGCGTTTACTGCAATGCCGCCGGCGAACCTGTCCGCATGACCGGTGTCACTTTTGATATCACCTCGCATAAAGAATCTGAAGCCGCCTTGCGTGAAGCATTGGAACGTTTCGAAACCGTCGCCCGCGCCACCAATGATGCCGTCTGGGACTGGAACCTGACCACCAATGAAGTCTGGTGGAATGATGGCTTTCAAGTCCTGTTCGGCTATCTGCCGGGTGAAACCGATCGTCACGTCAGCACGTGGGTCAAACTTCTTCATCCGGATGAACGCGAGAAGATAGTCGGTGGTGCCCAGGCTGCGATCAATAATGGCGAAAACATCTGGATATCTGAATATCGTTTCCGCCGCAAAGATGGCTCCTACTCTCACGTCCTGGATCGGGGCTACATCATACGCGATGGAGCTGGCAAGCCGATTCGCATGATCGGCGCCATGCAGGACATCAGTGAGCGCAAGCGCGCGGAAGTCGCCGCCAATCGTCTGGCAGCCATAGTGGAGTTTTCCGAAGATGCCATCATCAGCAAAGACCTTGATGGCATCATCACCACTTGGAACCGCGGCGCAGAGAAGGTTTTCGGATATTCTTCTCATGAGATGGTTGGTGCGCCCATCTCACGGCTCATCCCCGAAGATCGTGGTGAGGAGGAGCATTATATGCTTAACCAGATCAGGGATGGAAAAAGCGTCGAACACTTTGAAACCCTGCGTAAGACGAAGGATGGTCGCCTGCTCAACATCTCCGTCACCGCCTCCCCCATCAAGGACGCTGACGGGAAAATCATCGGCGCATCGAAAGTCGCCCGTGACATCACGGCCCGGAAGCAGGCTGAAGAACGCGCCCTTTGGCTCTCCACATTCCCTGAACGCAATCCCAACTCCGTTTTGGAAATCGATCTCTCCTCGGGTACATTCAACTATTTGAATCCGGCCACCCTCGAATACTTTCCTGATATCGGAGCACATAAGCTCCACCATCCTCTCGTCGCCGGTTTGGCCGGGCTCGCTCCCAATTTGCTCAAACAAAAGGCGATCCGCCGGGAGGTGATCTTCGGCGACAAGTGCTTCGCTCAAAGCATAACCAGCCTGGAAAACACCAGCCGCATCAGAGTCTACAGCATCGACATCAGCGACCGGAGAAAGGCGGAACTTTCTCTCCGCGAAAGCGAAGAACGTTTCCGTCAGCTGGCGGAAAACATCAACGAAGTTTTCTGGATCACCGATCCGGCAAAAAAACAGATCCTTTATGTCAGCCCTGCTTACAAAAAAATTTGGGGCCGCACTTGTGAAAGCCTTTATGAATCCCCCAGAACCTGGCTCGAAGCCATCTGCCCCGACGATCGCGAACGCGTGCTTCAAGCCGCCCTCCATAGACAGGCCTCCGGTGAATACGATGAGACTTACCGGATTACCCGGCCTGATGGTTCATTGCGCTGGATCCACGACCGCGCCTTCCCCATAAGCGACGCCTCCGGCCACGTTCACCGCATCGTCGGCACCGCCGAGGACATCAGCAATCGTCGCCTGCTAGAAGAACAAGTCAGACAATCTCAGAAGTTGGAAGCCATAGGCCAGCTCGCCGGGGGCGTCGCCCATGATTTCAACAACATCCTCGCCGCCATCATCATGCAGGTGGACCTCATGGATTCCCCTGAAAAACTTCCGCCCGATGTCGTGGAAGGGCTGGATGAGATCAAAGCCTCCGCACACCGCGCCGCCAATCTCACCCGCCAGCTGCTGCTGTTCAGCCGCAAGCAAGTCATGCTCAGCCACGATCTCGATCTTAATGAGACCGTCACTAACATAGCCAAGATGCTCACCCGCATCATCGGCGAAGACATAAGCCTGCAGTTCAATCTCCACCAGAGACCGCTCACCATCCATGCGGATGCTGGCATGCTCGACCAGGTGCTCATGAACCTCGTCGTCAACGCACGCGATGCCATGCCTTCCGGAGGCCGCATCTCGGTGGAGCTGTCGGAAAAGAAAGTGACACCGGAACTGGCTGCCACCTTGCCTGACACTGCGCCGGGACTATACGCATGCCTGCGTGTCAGCGATTCTGGCGCCGGCATCTCCACAGACAATCTCGCTCATATTTTCGAACCCTTCTTCACCACCAAAGCACACGGCAAAGGCACCGGTCTCGGCTTGGCCACGGTGTTTGGCATCGTGAAACAACACAACGGATCTATTTTCGTGAAGAGCGAGTCCGGAATCGGCACCACCTTCGAGATCCTGTTTCCTCTCGTCAGCACCTTGGAAAATGTGAAGCCCGGTCCCGTGACCCGCACCCAATCAGAAGGCGGCTCCGAAACCATTCTGCTGGTGGAAGACGACCACAGCCTGCGCACGTTGAGCCGTATCGTGCTGCAAAAAGCGGGCTACCGGGTCCTCGAAGCCTCCGATGGCATCGAAGCACTGTCGATCTGGGAAACCGATCAGGGCAGCATCCAGCTTCTTCTCACCGATCTCGTCATGCCACGCGGCATCAATGGGCGCGAACTCGCAAATCGTATACAGTCTTCAAACCCCAAACTTCCCGTAGTCTTCACCAGCGGCTACAGCGCAGATGTCGCCGGTCGTGAACTCATCTTGGAAGAAGGCCAGAATTTCATCCAAAAACCCTCCTCTCCCCATATACTGCTCTCGACCATAAGACGAAGCCTGAAGCGTTGA